Proteins from a genomic interval of Aquabacterium sp. J223:
- the glyS gene encoding glycine--tRNA ligase subunit beta, whose protein sequence is MTDPKNLLVELFVEELPPKALKKLGEAFAQGLFAALKAQQLAADGARVTAYASPRRLAVHVTDVAARAADRPLSQKLMPVAVALDAQGQPTPALLKKLAALGADASAVPHLQRRPDGKAEALFLDTTVPGATLAEGLQAALDEALARLPIPKLMQYQLADGWTSVHFVRPAHRLVALHGADVVRVQALGLTADRVTQGHRFEAKAETIPLRDADTYAEQLREEGAVIASFDKRRAEIRRQLDAAAAKEGLKPIDDDALLDEVTALVERPNVLLARFDKAFLEVPQECLILTMKANQKYFPLVDSAGKLTERFLIVSNIRPDDPSAVVGGNERVVRPRLADAKFFFDQDRRKTLASRVPGLDRVVYHGKLGSQGERARRVQAIGHAIVNQLRLATVPYTVDAKDEFEVLDSKVREAALLAKADLLTDMVGEFPELQGVMGGYYARHEGLRDGVAIAIEDHYKPRFAGDALPRNHTGTVLALADKLETLVGLFGIGQLPSGDKDPYALRRHALGVIRILVEKNLPLALDELITGAQAAFGDTLAEASVSGPLLAFFDDRLANLLREQGYSAQEVDAVLALKGRRLGEVPKRLAAVRAFAALPEAAALAAANKRVGNILRKSDTADVPPTVEPQRLVEPAEQALAAALAEVRPRADRAIEGGDYAGSLQALAALKGPVDAFFDGVMVNAEDVDLRANRLALLAQLHAAMNRVADLSRLAA, encoded by the coding sequence ATGACGGACCCGAAGAACCTGCTCGTCGAGCTCTTCGTCGAGGAGCTGCCGCCGAAGGCGCTGAAGAAGCTGGGCGAGGCGTTCGCCCAGGGCCTGTTCGCCGCCCTGAAGGCGCAGCAATTGGCGGCCGACGGCGCACGGGTGACGGCCTACGCCTCGCCGCGCCGGCTGGCGGTGCACGTCACCGACGTGGCGGCCCGCGCCGCCGACCGGCCGCTGTCGCAGAAGCTGATGCCGGTGGCCGTGGCGCTCGACGCCCAGGGCCAGCCCACGCCCGCGCTGCTGAAGAAGCTGGCCGCGCTCGGCGCCGACGCGTCGGCCGTGCCGCACCTGCAGCGCCGCCCGGACGGCAAGGCCGAGGCGCTGTTCCTCGACACCACGGTGCCCGGTGCCACCCTGGCCGAAGGCCTGCAGGCGGCGCTGGACGAGGCGCTGGCCAGGCTGCCCATCCCCAAGCTCATGCAGTACCAGCTGGCCGACGGCTGGACCAGCGTGCACTTCGTGCGGCCGGCGCACCGGCTGGTGGCGCTGCACGGCGCCGACGTGGTGCGGGTGCAGGCGCTGGGGCTGACGGCCGACCGCGTCACCCAGGGCCACCGCTTCGAGGCCAAGGCCGAGACGATCCCGCTGCGCGACGCCGACACCTATGCGGAGCAACTGCGGGAAGAGGGCGCCGTCATCGCCAGCTTCGACAAACGCCGGGCGGAGATCCGCCGCCAGCTCGACGCCGCGGCGGCCAAGGAGGGCTTGAAGCCCATCGACGACGACGCGCTGCTCGACGAGGTCACCGCGCTGGTCGAGCGGCCGAACGTGCTGCTGGCGCGTTTCGACAAGGCCTTCCTCGAGGTGCCCCAGGAATGCCTCATCCTGACGATGAAGGCCAACCAGAAGTACTTCCCGCTGGTGGATTCGGCGGGCAAGCTCACCGAGCGCTTCCTCATCGTCAGCAACATCCGGCCCGACGACCCGAGTGCGGTCGTCGGCGGCAACGAACGGGTGGTACGCCCGCGCCTGGCCGACGCCAAGTTCTTCTTCGACCAGGACCGCAGGAAGACACTGGCCTCGCGGGTGCCGGGCCTGGACCGGGTGGTCTACCACGGCAAGCTGGGCAGCCAGGGCGAGCGGGCGCGGCGGGTGCAGGCCATCGGCCACGCCATCGTCAACCAGCTGCGGCTGGCCACGGTCCCCTACACGGTGGACGCCAAGGACGAGTTCGAGGTGCTGGACAGCAAGGTGCGCGAGGCGGCGCTGCTGGCCAAGGCGGACCTGCTGACCGACATGGTGGGCGAGTTCCCTGAGCTGCAGGGCGTGATGGGCGGCTACTACGCCCGCCACGAGGGCCTGCGCGACGGCGTCGCCATCGCCATCGAGGACCACTACAAGCCGCGCTTCGCCGGCGACGCGCTGCCGCGCAACCACACCGGCACCGTGCTGGCGCTGGCCGACAAGCTGGAGACGCTGGTCGGCCTGTTCGGCATCGGCCAGCTGCCCAGCGGCGACAAGGACCCGTACGCGCTGCGCCGCCATGCGCTGGGCGTCATCCGCATCCTGGTCGAGAAGAACCTGCCGCTGGCGCTGGACGAACTGATCACCGGCGCGCAGGCCGCCTTCGGCGACACGCTGGCCGAGGCGTCGGTGAGCGGGCCGCTGCTGGCCTTCTTCGACGACCGCCTGGCCAACCTGCTGCGCGAGCAGGGTTACTCCGCGCAGGAGGTGGACGCGGTGCTGGCGCTGAAGGGCCGGCGTCTCGGCGAGGTGCCGAAGCGCCTGGCCGCCGTGCGCGCCTTCGCCGCGCTGCCCGAGGCCGCCGCGCTGGCCGCGGCCAACAAGCGGGTGGGCAACATCCTGCGCAAGTCGGACACGGCGGACGTGCCGCCCACCGTGGAACCCCAGCGCCTGGTCGAACCCGCCGAGCAGGCGCTGGCCGCCGCGCTGGCCGAGGTGCGCCCGCGGGCCGACCGTGCCATCGAGGGCGGCGACTACGCCGGCTCGCTGCAGGCGCTGGCGGCGTTGAAGGGCCCGGTCGACGCCTTCTTCGACGGCGTGATGGTCAACGCCGAGGACGTGGACCTGCGCGCCAACCGGCTGGCACTGCTCGCGCAGTTGCATGCGGCGATGAACCGCGTGGCCGACCTGTCGCGGCTCGCCGCCTGA
- the lnt gene encoding apolipoprotein N-acyltransferase, protein MIRAAAVRGLLALFAGLGQAAALAPEPNWALQVGSAALFWALLPDRRPPAAALLGLLFGTAWLAGSVWWLFISMHVYGGLPAPLAVLAVALLSMALSLYLALAAAAFVRWRGDGRGVLAPALLAAGLWTLAELARGVLFTGFPWGAAGYAHVDGPLSALAPWVGVYGMGLVAALAAALVGLAVAALRRRAWRPALAGGLAAAVLLAAAPLARQDFTTAAGRLPVTLLQTQVPQDEKFRADRLPDVLAWLAEALQSAPDGLVVAPETAVPLLPVDVPPGWWAAVLTAFTPPGRAALVGLPLGDEVGGYTNSVAGLVGGQAPYRYDKHHLVPFGEFIPRGFRWFTELMNIPLGDFDRGGLAQPTFDALGQRLAPNICYEDLFGEELAAGFAADPARAPTVLVNLSNIGWFGDTVAIDQHLQISRLRTLELQRPMLRATNTGATAVIDHQGRVQALLPTTARGALRAEVEGREGLTPFARWAGRFGLWPLAALALALVGLGAAGSRRGAGGVAAGAPP, encoded by the coding sequence GTGATCCGCGCCGCCGCCGTCCGCGGGCTGCTGGCGCTGTTCGCCGGCCTCGGCCAGGCGGCGGCGCTCGCTCCCGAGCCGAACTGGGCGCTGCAGGTGGGCAGCGCGGCGCTGTTCTGGGCGCTGCTGCCCGACCGCCGGCCGCCGGCCGCGGCGCTGCTGGGCCTGCTCTTCGGCACCGCCTGGCTGGCCGGCAGCGTCTGGTGGCTGTTCATCAGCATGCACGTCTACGGCGGGCTGCCGGCGCCGCTGGCGGTGCTGGCGGTGGCGCTGCTGTCGATGGCGCTGTCGCTGTACCTGGCGCTGGCCGCCGCGGCCTTCGTGCGCTGGCGCGGCGACGGCCGCGGCGTGCTGGCGCCGGCGCTGCTCGCCGCCGGGCTGTGGACGCTGGCCGAGCTGGCCCGCGGCGTCCTGTTCACCGGCTTCCCCTGGGGGGCGGCCGGGTACGCCCACGTCGACGGCCCGCTGTCGGCGCTGGCACCGTGGGTGGGCGTCTACGGCATGGGGCTGGTGGCGGCGCTGGCGGCGGCGCTGGTCGGCCTGGCCGTGGCCGCGCTGCGCCGACGGGCCTGGCGGCCGGCGCTGGCCGGGGGGCTCGCCGCCGCCGTGCTGCTGGCCGCCGCTCCGCTGGCGCGGCAGGACTTCACCACCGCCGCCGGACGGCTGCCGGTCACCCTGCTGCAGACCCAGGTGCCGCAGGACGAGAAGTTCCGCGCGGACCGCCTGCCCGACGTGCTGGCCTGGCTGGCCGAGGCGCTGCAGTCGGCGCCGGACGGGCTGGTGGTGGCGCCGGAGACCGCGGTGCCGTTGCTGCCGGTGGACGTGCCGCCGGGCTGGTGGGCGGCGGTGCTCACCGCCTTCACGCCGCCCGGCCGGGCCGCCCTGGTCGGCCTGCCGCTGGGCGACGAGGTCGGCGGCTACACCAACTCGGTGGCCGGGCTGGTCGGCGGGCAGGCCCCGTACCGCTATGACAAGCACCACCTGGTGCCCTTCGGCGAGTTCATCCCGCGTGGCTTCCGCTGGTTCACCGAGCTGATGAACATCCCGCTCGGCGACTTCGACCGCGGTGGCCTGGCCCAGCCCACCTTCGATGCGCTGGGCCAGCGGCTGGCGCCCAACATCTGCTACGAGGACCTGTTCGGCGAGGAGCTGGCCGCCGGCTTCGCCGCCGACCCGGCGCGCGCGCCCACGGTGCTGGTGAACCTGAGCAACATCGGCTGGTTCGGCGACACGGTGGCCATCGACCAGCACCTGCAGATCTCGCGGCTGCGCACACTGGAGCTGCAGCGGCCGATGCTGCGCGCGACCAACACCGGCGCCACCGCCGTCATCGACCACCAGGGCCGGGTGCAGGCGCTGCTGCCGACCACCGCCCGCGGCGCGCTGCGCGCCGAGGTCGAGGGCCGGGAGGGCCTCACGCCCTTCGCCCGCTGGGCCGGCCGCTTCGGCCTGTGGCCGCTGGCCGCGCTGGCGCTGGCGCTGGTGGGGCTCGGCGCGGCGGGATCGCGCCGGGGTGCGGGCGGGGTGGCGGCCGGGGCCCCACCCTAG
- the hslU gene encoding ATP-dependent protease ATPase subunit HslU, with protein MSMTPKEIVSELDRHIVGQRDAKRAVAIALRNRWRRQQVDEKLRGEITPKNILMIGPTGVGKTEIARRLAKLADAPFVKVEATKFTEVGYVGKDVDTIVRDLVEVAVKQQRERAMRQQRARAEDAAEDRLLDVLVPPPRGGGSDFGITPSTPPADSTARQVMRKRLREGTLDDKEVEIDLAEAKPALEIMGPAGMEEMAEQLKGLFSQMGGARRKARKVRIGEARRLLLEEEAAKLVNEDEIRTEALQHAEQNGIVFIDEIDKVAARQETGGADVSRQGVQRDLLPLVEGTAVTTKYGVVKTDHILFIASGAFHLAKPSDLIPELQGRFPIRVELGSLSVDDFEAILTSTHASLVKQYQALLATEGVTLQLQPEAIRRLAEIAYEVNERTENIGARRLSTVMERLLDEVSFDASERGGTTVTVDAAMVNERLASLAGNEDLSRYIL; from the coding sequence ATGTCCATGACCCCGAAGGAGATCGTCTCCGAGCTCGACCGCCACATCGTCGGCCAGCGCGACGCCAAGCGCGCGGTGGCCATCGCGCTGCGCAACCGCTGGCGGCGCCAGCAGGTGGACGAGAAGCTCCGTGGCGAGATCACGCCGAAGAACATCCTCATGATCGGCCCCACCGGCGTGGGCAAGACCGAGATCGCCCGCCGGCTGGCCAAGCTGGCCGACGCGCCCTTCGTCAAGGTGGAGGCGACCAAGTTCACCGAGGTGGGCTACGTCGGCAAGGACGTGGACACCATCGTGCGCGACCTGGTGGAGGTGGCGGTGAAGCAGCAGCGCGAGCGCGCCATGCGCCAGCAGCGCGCCCGCGCCGAGGACGCCGCGGAGGACCGCCTGCTCGACGTGCTGGTGCCGCCGCCGCGCGGCGGCGGCAGCGACTTCGGCATCACCCCGTCCACCCCGCCGGCCGACAGCACCGCCCGCCAGGTGATGCGCAAGCGGCTGCGCGAGGGCACGCTGGACGACAAGGAGGTCGAGATCGACCTGGCCGAGGCCAAGCCGGCGCTGGAGATCATGGGGCCCGCCGGCATGGAGGAGATGGCCGAGCAGCTGAAGGGCCTGTTCTCCCAGATGGGCGGTGCGCGGCGCAAGGCGCGCAAGGTGCGCATCGGCGAGGCGCGCCGGCTGCTCCTCGAGGAGGAGGCCGCCAAGCTGGTCAACGAGGACGAGATCCGCACCGAGGCGCTGCAGCATGCCGAGCAGAACGGCATCGTCTTCATCGACGAGATCGACAAGGTGGCCGCCCGCCAGGAGACCGGCGGCGCCGACGTCAGCCGCCAGGGCGTGCAGCGCGACCTGCTGCCGCTGGTCGAGGGCACCGCGGTGACCACCAAGTACGGCGTGGTGAAGACCGACCACATCCTCTTCATCGCCTCCGGCGCCTTCCACCTGGCCAAGCCCAGCGACCTGATCCCGGAGCTGCAGGGCCGCTTCCCGATCCGCGTCGAACTCGGCTCGCTGAGCGTGGACGACTTCGAGGCCATCCTGACCTCCACCCATGCCAGCCTGGTCAAGCAGTACCAGGCCCTGCTCGCCACCGAGGGGGTCACGCTGCAGCTGCAGCCCGAGGCCATCCGCCGCCTGGCCGAGATCGCCTACGAGGTCAACGAGCGCACCGAGAACATCGGCGCCCGGCGGCTGTCGACGGTGATGGAGCGGCTGCTCGACGAGGTCAGCTTCGACGCCTCCGAACGCGGCGGCACCACCGTGACGGTGGACGCCGCCATGGTCAACGAGCGGCTGGCGTCGCTGGCCGGCAACGAGGACCTCTCGCGGTACATCCTCTGA
- the hslV gene encoding ATP-dependent protease subunit HslV, which yields MPPFHGTTIVSVRRGASVALGGDGQVTLGNIVVKASARKVRKLHRDQVLAGFAGATADAFTLFERFEAKLEKHQGHLVRAAIELTKDWRTDRVLRRLEAMLAVADREASLIITGNGDVLEPEHGLIAIGSGGPYAQAAARALLQHTEMPPAEIVKRSLEIAGDLCIYTNQNHVIETLE from the coding sequence CTGCCGCCCTTCCACGGCACCACCATCGTCAGCGTGCGCCGCGGCGCCTCCGTCGCGCTCGGCGGCGACGGCCAGGTGACGCTGGGCAACATCGTCGTCAAGGCCTCCGCCCGCAAGGTGCGCAAGCTCCACCGCGACCAGGTGCTGGCCGGCTTCGCCGGCGCCACCGCCGACGCCTTCACCCTGTTCGAGCGCTTCGAGGCCAAGCTGGAGAAGCACCAGGGCCACCTGGTGCGCGCCGCCATCGAGCTGACCAAGGACTGGCGCACCGACCGGGTGCTGCGCCGGCTGGAGGCCATGCTGGCGGTGGCCGACCGCGAGGCCTCGCTCATCATCACCGGCAACGGCGACGTGCTGGAGCCCGAGCACGGCCTGATCGCCATCGGCTCCGGCGGGCCCTACGCCCAGGCCGCCGCCCGCGCGCTGCTGCAGCACACCGAGATGCCGCCGGCCGAGATCGTCAAGCGCTCGCTGGAGATCGCCGGCGACCTGTGCATCTACACGAACCAAAACCACGTCATCGAGACCCTGGAGTGA
- a CDS encoding STAS domain-containing protein, protein MPDPKDSSFFRKVVRFVANPATDWTDLSRPDGLRDGELEKGELKAMIERKRRNDFVRKREFDMLRRVRREGLSGEQLAALGRSSRIDDSEARLDTQARPDGVKAKIDAIEQQMVGDGLRRPPAFFAADTQPPAVNPLATTMPAALHRPSPHRAPPPLLDEEEELPALPPLPDPDEPVPVIVPPMVRPLSSAAASAGLAPPVGAPVPVAPAGQRPPGDGIEVSEVVHDPELDEAVIAFANADFGACEHALLGLTQGDGLRLQHPDTWLVLFDLYRATGQQNKFEGLALDFAQRFGRSSPQWYSLPRLVAEAAAAAAAQERPGRLPRVPGEIGWVCPDLLDVEAVALLQAQTLQMPLPWVFDWAGLQRIDAQAANALAGLVRQWSREPLDMRWLAGDRLQAVLQEAAPNGVKDADPAFWMLRLEVLRLADRADQFDEAAIDYCLTYEVSPPQWDRPKARMRIASGGDSTHGPSVLSEVSTGFLESSTLEDGQPVPTAQVELSGQLVGDIAGVLGELDGQLGAAGIVNVSCTRLIRVDFIAAGDLLNWVLTKRSENRQLNFVDAHRLVALFFGAMGINEHAKVRVRTV, encoded by the coding sequence ATGCCCGACCCCAAAGACAGCAGTTTCTTCCGCAAGGTGGTGCGCTTCGTCGCCAACCCGGCGACCGACTGGACCGACCTCAGCCGGCCGGACGGCCTGCGCGATGGCGAGCTCGAAAAGGGCGAGCTCAAGGCCATGATCGAGCGCAAGCGGCGCAACGACTTCGTGCGCAAGCGCGAGTTCGACATGCTGCGCCGGGTGCGCCGCGAGGGCCTGTCGGGCGAGCAGCTGGCCGCCCTCGGCCGCTCGTCTCGCATCGACGACTCGGAGGCGCGGCTGGACACCCAGGCGCGGCCCGACGGCGTCAAGGCGAAGATCGACGCCATCGAGCAGCAGATGGTCGGCGACGGCCTGCGCCGCCCGCCGGCGTTCTTCGCCGCCGACACCCAGCCGCCGGCCGTCAACCCGTTGGCGACCACCATGCCGGCGGCGCTGCACCGGCCGTCACCGCACCGCGCACCGCCGCCGCTGCTCGACGAGGAGGAGGAACTGCCGGCGCTGCCGCCGCTGCCGGACCCCGACGAGCCGGTGCCGGTGATCGTGCCGCCGATGGTGCGGCCGCTGTCCTCCGCCGCGGCCAGTGCCGGGCTGGCGCCGCCCGTCGGCGCTCCGGTGCCGGTGGCGCCGGCCGGGCAGCGCCCCCCGGGCGACGGCATCGAGGTCAGCGAGGTGGTGCACGACCCGGAGCTGGACGAGGCGGTGATCGCCTTCGCCAACGCCGACTTCGGCGCCTGCGAGCACGCCCTGCTGGGCCTGACGCAGGGCGACGGCCTGCGGCTGCAACACCCCGACACCTGGCTGGTGCTGTTCGACCTCTACCGCGCCACCGGCCAGCAGAACAAGTTCGAGGGGCTGGCGCTGGACTTCGCCCAGCGCTTCGGCCGTTCGTCGCCGCAGTGGTACTCGCTGCCGCGGCTCGTCGCCGAGGCCGCGGCCGCCGCCGCCGCACAGGAACGGCCCGGCCGCCTGCCGCGGGTGCCGGGCGAGATCGGCTGGGTCTGCCCGGACCTGCTCGACGTCGAGGCGGTGGCCCTGCTGCAGGCGCAGACGCTGCAGATGCCGCTGCCCTGGGTCTTCGACTGGGCGGGACTGCAGCGCATCGACGCCCAGGCCGCCAACGCGTTGGCCGGCCTGGTGCGCCAGTGGTCGCGCGAGCCGCTGGACATGCGCTGGCTGGCCGGCGACCGCCTGCAGGCGGTGCTGCAGGAGGCCGCCCCGAACGGGGTGAAGGACGCCGATCCCGCTTTCTGGATGCTGCGGCTCGAGGTGCTGCGCCTGGCCGACCGTGCCGACCAGTTCGACGAGGCGGCGATTGACTACTGCCTGACCTACGAGGTCTCGCCGCCGCAGTGGGACCGGCCGAAGGCGCGCATGCGCATCGCCAGCGGCGGCGATTCCACCCACGGACCGTCGGTGCTGAGCGAGGTGTCCACCGGCTTCCTCGAATCCTCGACGCTGGAGGACGGCCAGCCGGTGCCGACCGCGCAGGTGGAGCTGTCGGGCCAGCTGGTGGGCGACATCGCCGGCGTGCTCGGCGAGCTGGACGGCCAGCTCGGCGCGGCCGGCATCGTCAACGTGTCCTGCACCCGCCTGATTCGGGTCGACTTCATCGCCGCCGGCGACCTGCTGAACTGGGTGCTGACCAAGCGCAGCGAGAACCGGCAGCTGAATTTCGTCGACGCCCACCGGCTGGTGGCGCTGTTCTTCGGCGCGATGGGCATCAACGAGCACGCCAAGGTGCGCGTCAGGACCGTCTGA
- a CDS encoding CobW family GTP-binding protein gives MATGLIPATILTGFLGSGKTTLLKRVLTEHHGHKIAVVENEFGEENIDNDILVADTEEQIIQLSNGCVCCTIREDLRTTLSDLAAKRRKGELTFDRVVIETTGLADPGPVAQTFFMDDEIAESYQLDSILTLVDAVHAKQQLDTREEAQRQVGFADRLFISKTDLADPAQVDALVHRLKHMNPRAPQKRVHFGEVPIAEVFDIKGFNLNAKLDIDPDFLKADDGHDHHHHGHDHDHDHEHGEHCDHPHHHHHDDDVKSFVFRSDKAFHPAKLEEFLGSIVQVYGPKMLRYKGVLWMKGTDRKVVFQGVHQLMGSDLGPKWMPGEKKQSKMVFIGLDLPRDVLEQGLAQCLV, from the coding sequence ATGGCCACAGGTCTGATTCCCGCCACCATCCTCACCGGCTTCCTCGGCAGCGGCAAGACGACGCTGCTCAAGCGCGTGCTGACCGAGCACCACGGCCACAAGATCGCCGTGGTGGAGAACGAGTTCGGCGAGGAGAACATCGACAACGACATCCTCGTCGCCGACACCGAGGAGCAGATCATCCAGCTGTCCAACGGCTGCGTCTGCTGCACCATCCGCGAGGACCTGCGCACCACCCTGTCCGACCTGGCGGCCAAGCGCCGCAAGGGCGAGCTGACGTTCGACCGGGTGGTCATCGAGACCACCGGCCTGGCCGACCCCGGCCCCGTCGCCCAGACCTTCTTCATGGACGACGAGATCGCCGAGAGCTACCAGCTCGACTCCATCCTGACGCTGGTCGACGCGGTGCACGCCAAGCAGCAGCTCGACACCCGGGAGGAGGCACAGCGCCAGGTGGGCTTTGCCGACCGGCTGTTCATCAGCAAGACCGACCTCGCCGACCCGGCGCAGGTCGACGCCCTGGTGCACCGGCTGAAGCACATGAACCCCCGGGCACCGCAGAAGCGGGTGCACTTCGGCGAGGTGCCGATCGCCGAGGTGTTCGACATCAAGGGCTTCAACCTCAACGCCAAGCTGGACATCGACCCCGATTTCCTGAAGGCGGACGACGGGCACGACCACCACCACCATGGTCACGACCACGACCACGACCATGAGCATGGCGAGCACTGCGACCACCCGCACCACCACCACCACGACGACGACGTCAAGAGCTTCGTCTTCCGGTCGGACAAGGCCTTCCACCCGGCCAAGCTGGAGGAATTCCTCGGCTCCATCGTGCAGGTCTACGGGCCGAAGATGCTGCGCTACAAGGGCGTGCTGTGGATGAAGGGCACCGACCGCAAGGTGGTGTTCCAGGGCGTGCACCAGCTGATGGGCAGCGACCTGGGGCCGAAATGGATGCCGGGCGAGAAGAAGCAGAGCAAGATGGTGTTCATCGGCCTGGACCTGCCGCGGGACGTCCTCGAACAGGGCCTGGCGCAGTGTCTGGTGTGA
- a CDS encoding HlyC/CorC family transporter, whose translation MPEPRPSAAPRRPPGRLPVAAERRSLFDRLVEFISPGPDSKDELIESLAEAEHRELIGPESRAMLEGVLRMADLTAGDAMVAAPRMDLLDIDAPYDELLATVIDTGHSRFPVFEDRRDNVIGILMAKDLLKLQRAPELNLRTLLRPAVFVPESKGLNELLRDFRSNRNHLAIVIDEFGNTAGLITIEDVLEEIVGEIEDEFDDREPDEAGIVSLADGSLRVAGDASIEAVNQAFGVELPEDEFDTIGGFIAHQLGHVPRRGETAELAGLRFSVMLTRGGAVRWFRVARLPAGADA comes from the coding sequence ATGCCCGAACCCCGACCTTCCGCCGCGCCGCGGCGGCCCCCCGGCCGATTGCCGGTGGCGGCCGAACGGCGCTCCCTGTTCGACCGGCTGGTGGAGTTCATCTCCCCGGGGCCGGACTCCAAGGACGAGCTGATCGAGTCGCTGGCGGAGGCCGAGCACCGCGAGCTCATCGGGCCGGAGTCGCGGGCGATGCTCGAAGGCGTGCTGCGCATGGCGGACCTGACCGCCGGCGACGCCATGGTGGCCGCCCCGCGCATGGACCTGCTGGACATCGACGCGCCCTACGACGAGCTGCTGGCCACGGTGATCGACACCGGCCACTCGCGGTTCCCGGTGTTCGAGGACCGGCGCGACAACGTCATCGGCATCCTGATGGCGAAGGACCTGCTCAAGCTGCAGCGCGCGCCCGAGCTCAACCTGCGCACCCTGCTGCGCCCGGCGGTGTTCGTGCCCGAGTCCAAGGGCCTGAACGAGCTGCTGCGCGACTTCCGCTCCAACCGCAACCACCTGGCCATCGTCATCGACGAGTTCGGCAACACCGCCGGCCTCATCACCATCGAGGACGTGCTGGAGGAGATCGTCGGCGAGATCGAGGACGAGTTCGACGACCGCGAACCCGACGAGGCCGGCATCGTCAGCCTGGCCGACGGCAGCCTGCGGGTGGCCGGCGACGCCAGCATCGAGGCGGTCAACCAGGCCTTCGGCGTCGAGCTGCCGGAGGACGAGTTCGACACCATCGGCGGTTTCATCGCCCACCAGCTGGGCCACGTGCCGCGCCGCGGCGAGACCGCCGAACTGGCCGGCCTGCGCTTTTCGGTGATGCTGACCCGCGGCGGCGCGGTGCGCTGGTTCCGGGTCGCCCGGCTGCCCGCCGGGGCGGACGCCTGA
- the dksA gene encoding RNA polymerase-binding protein DksA, with protein sequence MSKTPVKTAAPAKKAAPAARKPTAAPVAEASAPVAAKPKARSAKASSKAPLPGSGFDSMGPEPNSAASRFADRFAPPKPPSRMYADQDTDFEKPAVKADPKLANAWKSKAGRDLSEAELLAMPEDEYMNEKQLDFFRARLQALKDDLLSNAGETTEHLREDTTIVPDPADRATIEEEHALELRTRDRERKLLKKISQSLTRIDSGDYGYCDETGEPIGLRRLIARPTATLSLEAQQRREMKQKMFGD encoded by the coding sequence GTGAGCAAGACCCCGGTGAAGACCGCGGCGCCCGCCAAGAAGGCCGCCCCCGCGGCGCGCAAACCCACCGCAGCGCCGGTGGCCGAGGCCTCCGCGCCGGTCGCCGCCAAACCGAAGGCCCGCAGCGCGAAGGCCAGTTCGAAGGCGCCGCTGCCCGGATCGGGTTTTGACTCCATGGGCCCCGAGCCGAACAGCGCCGCCAGCCGTTTCGCGGACCGCTTTGCGCCGCCCAAACCCCCGTCCCGGATGTACGCCGACCAAGACACCGATTTCGAAAAGCCGGCCGTGAAGGCCGATCCCAAGCTCGCCAACGCCTGGAAGTCCAAGGCCGGGCGCGACCTCAGCGAGGCCGAACTGCTGGCCATGCCCGAGGACGAGTACATGAACGAGAAGCAGCTCGACTTCTTCCGCGCCCGGCTGCAGGCGCTGAAGGACGACCTGCTGTCCAACGCCGGCGAGACCACCGAGCACCTGCGCGAGGACACCACCATCGTCCCCGACCCGGCCGACCGCGCCACCATCGAGGAAGAGCACGCGCTGGAGCTGCGCACCCGCGACCGCGAGCGCAAGCTGCTGAAGAAGATCTCCCAGTCGCTGACGCGCATCGACTCCGGCGACTACGGCTACTGCGACGAGACCGGCGAGCCGATCGGCCTGCGCCGCCTCATCGCCCGGCCCACCGCCACGCTGTCGTTGGAAGCGCAGCAGCGTCGGGAGATGAAGCAGAAGATGTTCGGGGACTGA